The genomic interval GCGGTCACGCCACACACAGCACGTCCATTCCGCACGTAAGGCCCCATGTTCGGTACGCGCACCTGAGCGCGGCCTATCATGGGGCTTGCGTCTAGGTGTGGGGGCGGTAACTCCAATCACTGGACGCGCGTTGGGCCTTACGTAGACTGAGGCGCTCGCAACGAAGCGACAACGCCGACTCGCTTCGCGGCACCATCACGCAGGGAGTTACGACCGTGGCAAGTGGCAACGCGATCCGAGGTAGCCGGGTCGGGGCGGGGCCGATGGGCGAGGCCGAGCGGGGCGAGTCCGCGCCCCGGCTGCGCATCTCCTTCTGGTGCTCCAACGGGCATGAGACGCAGCCCAGCTTCGCCAGCGACGCGCAGGTCCCCGACACCTGGGACTGTCCGCGCTGCGGCTTTCCCGCCGGACAGGACCGGGACAACCCGCCGGACCCGCCGCGCACCGAGCCGTACAAGACGCACCTCGCGTACGTACGGGAGCGGCGCAGCGACGCGGACGGCGAGGCGATCCTCGCCGAGGCGCTCGCCAAACTGCGGGGCGAGATCTAGCGTCGAGAACCGGCCGGGTACCGAGGGGTA from Streptomyces sp. CC0208 carries:
- a CDS encoding RNA polymerase-binding protein RbpA is translated as MASGNAIRGSRVGAGPMGEAERGESAPRLRISFWCSNGHETQPSFASDAQVPDTWDCPRCGFPAGQDRDNPPDPPRTEPYKTHLAYVRERRSDADGEAILAEALAKLRGEI